The Clarias gariepinus isolate MV-2021 ecotype Netherlands chromosome 24, CGAR_prim_01v2, whole genome shotgun sequence region CTATAATAATCATATCCTTTATGAGAATCTGTATGAGAACATAAATAGAATTCGAAAACGTTGTGAAATTGAAAGCAGATCTTAAATAGCCCGTGTGCATTTTATGGAATTTACGCACTTGTGCACTGCGCTGGACTTTCATTTCTGCCCAACGTTTTCCTCTGTAAAGTTGCATTTACAAACTGTCATGAAATTGAAACTTGTGGACTTTCCCACAGCTCGCACATCGCACACCTGTCTCCCTCTTCAGCTGCAACCAGAAAGCAAAAAGAGAAATGATAGCACTAACTACCAGGCCGCACAATAATAATTCATTACTTAAAACTGTACTTATGCCCTTGTGTAGCTCCAAAATGGATCGACAGCCAGAAGTCAACTGAGACTAGGCAGGGGACTCTGACTGAATACTTTCAATCTCTGCTCAACCTGTCTTCAAAGATCACCCAATGTCAGCTAGTCACAAGTTTTTTCCAAGTACGGCCAGATGACGAGAATCCACCAGCACCAAATCCGTAAGTCTGATGCGCTCAATGCCTTCATGAGTTCACTAATAAATCCATACAAGATAATGCCTCACGGACATGATTCGGATTTGCAGATCTAAACGGAACGAGACCTTTGTCTCACCCAATGACAGAGCCAGAACCAACAACTCTGGTAATATATCAATCCATTCCCATTTTCATGAAGTTCTTATGATGTCTCTTGAACTCTTAATGTACACCCCTACCACAGAATCCTTTTTTATTAGTGATGAATCTACTTTAGCATTACCAGTAAGAggttttgattattatttttttttaactggtgtAGAAATCACAGGTCCAATCATGCTGGACACCTACAGAGTGATTGGAGATTACAGCAAAACCTCAAAATATGAGCTCAACCTGAAGGCAGGGGATTTAGTGGACATTGTGGAGAAGAGTTCCAATGGTGAGATAAGGATGGAGTTCACTTATTATATTGGTTAAATTTTAGATGTTCTtcataatgtaaaatgtaatgtcAGATTCTATACAACTGaagatgaaaaatatatttgtgtgtgtgtttgtgtgtgcattttgcTTTAGGTTGGTGGTTCTGCCAGTGTGATACACATAGAGGATGGGCTCCAGCCTCCTATCTAGAGCCACTAGATGGACCTGATGAGTCTGAAGAGCCAGAACCAAACTATGCAGGTCAGTGTGCCATTGAGTGTGCGATCTAGAAACAACAGGACTTTTATAAAAACAAGTTTGctacaattaattaaaatagaaatacaaaGGACTAAAGGGAAGGGGAAGGACTTAAGGAAGGACTACAAACCACCCTAAGTTTGAATTGCATTATTTGAAATCAGTTTTAAAGAGataatcaaacatttttatttttattgcaccatttcatcatcattttgtcattttcagTTCTGTCAGTTTTGCCATTGTCGGTTCAAGTAACTGTAAATCAGCTTTAAATTAGTCATGGACGTACTTGGTAATATATGTGTAATGGGCATTCATCAATGTATGTTTGTGAATCTAAAGAGAATTCGTCAGCATTATCAAAAGTTTCTTAGTCAAGAAATTCTTTTAGATCAGTTAGTCCTTTGTTGACAAAATAGATAACATCTGTTGATGACTCAATCTTATATTAAATAGGAGAACTGTACAAAACCACAAAAGCCTACAAAGCAGTGGAGGAGGATGAGCTCACCCTGGAGGTTGGAGAAATCATTGAGGTCATCCATAAACTTTTGGATGGCTGGTGGGTGGTCAGGTATGAGATACGTCTTCCTTGAAGTCTAACTTTTAACCGTAGCAgttaataactttttaaagtagataGCAAAGATCGATAAATATCTCACCTAAAATCAATGTTCTTGCTTGACAGGAAAGGAGACGAGACAGGGTACTATCCATCCATGTTTCTTTGGAGTACTGGGGAAAGGAAGGAAGTGGAGGCTGAAAGGAGCGCTGTGACCAGGAACACCCCACCACCCAGGAGGTATTCAGTTTTAGGGAATGCCTAAGGATTATATGTACTATATTAGTTTCGGTTTAGGCCCTTAACTATCTGTAGAACCCTATAGGATCCATTTAATGACATAAAGCATTGtcagtttgctttttttattgataGATTCAACAAGGTTGGAAAATATTTCAAGTCTAATATTTTTATTCCCATTCAAATATTTTCCCACAAAGCCCTACAACTTTTGTAATGTAAAGAACTTTCACAAAAGGTTTTATTCAATTGAGGATGTTATAAACATTGACCTTGCAAACAGCTTGGAGTGCAAAGTAGCCATATTTCATGCTAACATGTTAAAGTACACAATCATAAAATGATTCTATGCATCATAAAGGCTGTTCTTTTTGTTgtcttaagataaaaaaaaaaagtttccttaTAGAGGCAATTTCGAAGCAACCTAGAATGTCCACCATAGATTTCTAAAAGTTTACACATGCATTATTGCATGATAAGATTTTTTCTATATTACCCTTTTTCCTAAACAATGTCTTCATCCTTCTGTGCACAGATCGACTATACGTAATGCCAAGAGCATACATGCCAAAGGTCGCCAACGCATCAGCCAGGACTCATACCGTAGGCAGAGTCGCAAATTCCTACAGCAGCGAGGAAGACTTGTGTCCCAGCCAAGAAAAAACTCCAGATCTGCTATGGTGGAAGGTAGGTTTCTACATGACAAACTTGCACAAACTAGTTTCCGAAAAAGTTTCCTTGCTGCAAaagttactgttttttttttaaatactttggtAATCACTCATCCTACTCCCATTTCAACAGttttaagtgcatttttttgtgtctttGTACCCAAAACCCTGCAACAGAAGATGGCAGCAAAGAGGAGGCAAAGAAAACCCCAGCCATACCTCCTAGACCTAGCCCAGAGCTTATTATGGAGCGTTGCACAGAAAACACACGCAAGAGAATCAGTATTCACGCCAACTGAGGTGGACTAGTCACTGCTCCTAAACGCTCAACACTGCACCAGGATGAAGAACGGCAAGCTTTAATCTGTCACTGCTGCAGCTTTTGCTTGATGCATCTTTCATGAAGAGTTGCATGGCATGGAATTGTCAGTCTTAGACACGGCACAGTTTCATTTCCCCGTTCGAGGATTTATATCCAACATCTGTGAATGCTGGCAGCTTCACTTCTGTGCTCTATCTCTGTAACCAAAGAGGAACATAGCAGTTTTAAGCTCTGTGTAAGGATGTTACATGACTGTATATGTACTTGGTAATAAGCTATagtgttgtttttgttcattgttctttattaaaataaatgcaaaaaaatagcaAATGCCTTTCTGTGTCATTCCTTGTACGTAATGTCTTTTAGGTATTTATAAATCATACGTTATGCAGCTGATATCGGCAGCTAAAGATATCAGTATAATTCTGACTAATAGGGTGGAATGTTTAAAGGTTAAATGTGTATAAGATGTACAGGTGGAAAGCAGAACTAACAGGGTGGACATGCTTGAATTAACAAAAAGAAAGCGTTAATGGAAAATGTAAAATCATCAAAATGCAGTAAGTGGGAGTAGCTCTATTATAATTTATAGTTTAAGAAGGTGGAAAGTACTACCAGATACAATGCTGAAGTTTGGGCATTGGCTAGGAATTAAAACGCATTTcaatggctcagtggtaggcaAGAAAACTAGTGCAGAGCCACCACTGAATATGGctgaactgtaaaaaaaaaaaaaaaaaaagagagaaaatgacaATGTGACATGGTCCAATTGTTAACACTGTTTGACGGGATGGCTgctatgtctgtatgtctggtACTCCCCTAAAGTTGATTATTAATCTACTTGactagattatttatttttcctaattcactgtctataccgctttatcctgtatacatggtcATAGGGGGCTTGGAGTCTATCACAGGAtatggggtacaccatggacagggtgccaatacttataCTAATAAGTATACTAATATACTAATAAAACTctatgcagacagacagattaaGATTAATCAGATTATTTTCCTATGGtcaattatttaatcataacaataattattgtcattattattggcTTATAGCCCAAGCTTTGTGTTATGATAGCACTAGCCACCCCAGGGTTTATCTCTCTTAGCTCAGATGACATTTGCCTCTCTCCTGTTCAGAAAATAGAGTTTACGCGCCCTCTAGCGATCATTTGCATCACTACCTGCCATTTCATTTTGAGGCCCAACGGTTCCAGTTCATAAGCAGGCCGCTGATTGGACCGAGAACGATGACGTCACATGTGCGACAGACTGTTACTAAGCCAACCAAAGTGTCGGAAGTGAACTGTCATGGCTGCCTCCAATGGCAAAACATGTctcataataaaataacaccGTAAACAGAAATATAAGCGAAacatttactattttaaaaagCGAGGTTAATAGAAAAAGATAAGTCTATATAGTGTGTTTGCGCGCGAGGtcgacttttatttattattataacaagaGCTAGATATGGTTATATAGACTTGTGGCACATTTAGCTTGTTAGCTTCTCCTAGTTAAGTGAAGCCATGGCGTTAACCGCTGCTCGCTCTCGCTGCAGAGTTGTCCTGAGCTGCCGTTTATTTTCCTCCGTAGCGAAGAGCAGAGACAGAGAAGCCCGGGACGAGCTGCCGCTGTTCCGCTATGTAGGAGAGCGCAGGAAGCCCACTGATAAAGTGTTCGTGTGGGGCTTCAGCTACAGCGGAGCGCTCGGCATTCCCAGCTTCGTGATTCCTGACAGCGGCAAAAAGAGACCCAGGAAATACCAGCTGACCCCTTACCGCCTCGACACGGAAGGAAAGGTACCTCCGGCTTCAACGTGTCACGTGTTTCACTCGCATCAATTTACAGTAATTgtaatgaaatatataaatgcattaAGAAAGTGTTtgtatcagccataacattatgaccacctgtctGATATTGAGTAGGTCTTCCTTTAGTCACCACAAATAACAGGGATgcattgtgtgttctgacacctttctattatACCCAGCATTAACATTTTCATCAGTTTGATCTACACTaactcttctattggatcgaaCGACACAGGCCAGCCTCCGCTcaccatgtgcatcagtgaccCCTCGCCGTGCATGACcctgttttccttccttggatcaatTTTGGtgtgtcctgaccactgcagaccaggatcatcccacaagagctgcagttttggagttgctctgaccaaGATCTCTACCCATCACAatctggcccttgtcaaagtcactcgaatccttatgcttgcctatttcttttctgcttccaaaacatgctgcctaatatatcccactcaCTTCCAGATGTGATTGTAACGGGATTTTGAAACTCTAGCTACTGGAGGGCCAAATTCTGATGGTGAGACTAACTTGGGTTGTTCAGTGGTCAGAACATACTAAAAGTGATTCAAGGGAGAAAACCGGTGAATTGATggcagggtcatgggtggccaaggcttatTTAAAGTGTTTCGCAATTGTTAAATAACTGTCGGTCATATGATAGGTGAAAGTAGGTTTATATAGactgcagtactgaggagagattGCTGCCTGCCAACacccacattcaaaactagACATGGAAGcacttttagcaaaaaaaacacatcttatAATGATATCAGTTGccttaataattataatatttatatacttaatatagtgtttttttttatttatgactaCAAAGCTAATTATCTCCTAACACACGGCTGAATCCAGGATCCCTTTGTTAAACCTGATGTGTGGGACATAGggttgtacaccctacatagtgcactagctttttaTTTGTAACACTATTAGGGATTCGAACCCAGAAGTTAAcatagctgatattctaaaatgGAATAAGTGGACATTTAAAGAGAAACCACCTCTATGGTTTATTCTTCTTTGGTAGCTTTTGGTCACATAGTATTTAAATAGCACaacagaatttaaaactactttcacctcCGTTAATTACACTATTTGTAACAGTCACTAGCTCCGCCAGTTACTGTTAGTTCCTTCTGTTGTAGAAGATATATGTTGgtgaagcaaaataactggttgaGTAATCAAGCGtatctgtttataataaatggtgACTGTGATACTGTTTCacaaaagcaatatcacactcaaggttgcGCTGTTGTGCTAAATATCAACATACCATGTCACGACATTGTGTCCTCCTGATCCATGACCTGTTCAGtccaacagcactccctctcatgtgattttacttaattacacacaaataaagTGGTCAGGATCATGTCCACATAAGGCTTACCCGGGCCGGCCAAGCCAATGCAGCACGAAAAATCTCAATGCTGCTCACAAGAGAGAGGCACCTAAACATCCAGTACACAAAAGCCCGCCATACATGGGGCCCAGCAGCCAAACAGCTCAAGACAGctgacctggcctccaaacttccATAGACCTCAGTCCGGTCAAGCACCAATGggatgcactggacaaacaagtctaatTCCTGGAGGCCCCACCTAGCAATCCATAGCGCTAAAAGGATCTGCGGCCAAAGTCCTGGTGCTAGACACACCCGCAGAAGATCTGCACAACCACACCATGATGTGCCAAGCCTATCCAAATCCTTAGTGGTTGTAGGCgttgttaatgtttttactgGTATGGCTGGTATGGTTTCATTTATACACCAAAATCTTAGAGTCACATAATCCAAATAcatctttaaaattaaacacagttgaaaaatgtgaaaatgaatagatgaaataaaacaaatgctcTGCAGTGTAGTGTTTCCATGAGTGTATGTATGAGCAGCTGTTGTTTTGGATTTTTGGCAGATCTCTTCAGCAGCATGTGGTTATGGGTTCACATTATTGGCATCGAATACCAAAGACATCACCAAAGTATGGGGTATGGGCCTTAACAAAGACTCGCAGCTGGGCTTCCAGCGCACCAAACATGACCGGCGTAAGTTACTCCTCACGACACCACAGCTGAGCTGTTTTCTGATTGCGAGTCCATGCCAAGGCAGTGTGATTTTGAATGAACAGGTGGCAGAAACACATGGCTGAGCAGCAGAGTGAGATCTGCAGAATAGCAGAGTCTAGTTGGGTCAAATAAGAAATAAGTCAAATATCAGAggaaaggaattttttttatcttattaaattGGAGAAAGAAAGATTCATAAATGAATGACTCGTTTATAGATGTTAAATGTAGGTATATTACACAATCAGAATCACTGTCTGCGGTGtaggaggaataaaacacttcaacCTCAAGGTTACTGATTAAATTTTGACCCTCAATAACGAGAACACTACATTACTTGTATTTTAGGGAAAACATGCAGGGCTTCAAACAATAGAGAGATCAGGATCTGCTCTTTTCATTTCCTGATACTTAATCTTAGAAGATTTCCTCATTTTTATTCCTAATATTTTCCCAGATAAAGCACATCATTGTTCCAGTCTTtgtaaaaacatatgaaaaaaaGTGTCTTGTTTCTCACCTTAAGgccaagctttaaaaaaaagcttataaATGGCTCTCCTGTGTGTCTGTATGCTTTTAGggtgtgttgttttttattagagTTTTTCATTTAGACTCTCTGTGTACTCGGTCAACCCACAAGCCTTTGAGGTAGCCTTCTTTCATacccatactgtacatgataatGTTCGAATGTATAAaaatgtgagtgagtgttttagATCTTTTATAAGGCAGAGAGAAGTTCTCGCtgtgacatttattattataattatttattaatatatatatatatatatatatatatatatttttttttttttttactttccgaTTCTAGGATGGACGTGACCCAGCTTGGTCTGAAATTAAATTCCAGGTCTAAGATTTTAATGAGTTTAATGTGTAATAACGGTAGTTAAACTGATGTGTAACCGTTAAACCAGCGCAAGGCGAGCTGAATCACACAGTTGACTCATGCTGGAAAATCATACTGGACTGTATTGCACATAACATATGCAAACATTCTAGGGAAATGTTCTAGTGTACAAATGTTCTAGGGAAGTTTGTACTTAGTTTGAAGGTCGAGATATTCttaaagttttgtttatttttacaaccACAAAAAGATGTGTGCTTTGCCATGTCTGCTCTAGAATCTGTTAAGTTCCCATAAGCAAATATTATCTGCAAAAGATATGATCATGTATGTTGATACAATGAGTATGCCTTTGTTGCCCCAAAACAGAAATTATTGGGACAACGGGGCCAATTCTTTTCAGTTGGGTTTGGGAACAAATggttaatattttacaatttcaaAAACACTTCCTAACAAATTTCCTGTGTTAGACAGTCGTCAATATGAGCTCCAAGTTTAGGATTTGTCTGTGATGAGTGAGTTTAAAAGGTAAATCAACTTAAAGACCAGAGAGATGTCGATGAGAGAAAGGCAGGTCGCTTATCATATGTCAAATGttctaaaaaagagaaagaaaccaCCGGTGTATTGATGATGAGACTTAAAACACATTGGTTGGTTGTTAACAACAGAAACATTGTGAGAGCAGATCATCTGATCCATGCACAACTTACCTAAAGGAACCCTCCCGTTTTTATTTGGGCTGGGATAtcggatgggaatcgaacctaggCTTCCACATGGCGTGCCTGACAAGCCACTAATGCTTTCCATCTTCTACCCTTTAAAGATTTCTAAAAATTCAGATTCTGTAGTCAGATTTTCATCTTTTGACCTTTAAACCCAAATGTCTTCAGtgcagaggaaaagaaaaatcacttggtgttccaatacttttgaaaGGGATTGTAAATCTACCATCCAGTAACAAACTGAACTCCATACTAACTTAAAGACATACCctgacacacagtatgatgcagatcaatccctgctatccgttatcacccaaatgaggatgggttctctgttgagtctggttcctctcaaggtttcttcctactgccatctcagggagttttttcttgccaccgtcgccctcggcttgctcatcagggactttCTGATcgttttgatttatacacattttttacaattcatataaattttcataattttcttttgactgtataaggctgctttgtgacaatatcaattgttaaaagccctatacaaattaaatgtaattaaaatgtaatataatatgaataaaataataaaaatgctacttaaaattccaataaacaattttaaataaaactaggcATCATTTGAAACTCACTGTCATGTTTCTTTTATTggctattatattatattatataaagagTAAAGCATGTTGTGATGCGTTGTAATATGAAAATACTCACTGACTGTATTCTGTGCTGAGTTGAGGTGGTCTTGAGGTTGTGGTTTTGTTGTGCTTGAACCACAAGAGCTCGCTAATGCTGCTACCATGCAATCAATTCCTTTCCCCCCCCCCAACATGTCCAAGTTGTCCTTGTATAGAAATTATTATtggtattgttatttcattcttGTGCCACAGATAAAAGTTATGACTATATCCTGGAGCCATCCCCTGTGTCTCTGCCGCTGGCGAACCCTCAGGAGACACGTGTCCTCCAGGTGTCTTGCGGCCGTGCTCACTCTTTAGTGCTCACAGACTCCGAAGGAGGTAAGCCGTGATCTGAGGGAGCCAGATCAAATGTCTGCATTTCATACGCTTATTAATAGATTTATGTTAGAAGGATGAGCCCTCGT contains the following coding sequences:
- the ncf1 gene encoding neutrophil cytosol factor 1 isoform X2 — translated: MAEPNVRHLELLGYEKRFYPSQHYVYMIMVKWSDQSEKLIYRKYPEIHTFHKSLKEMFPIEAGDIDAKDRVIPRLPAPKWIDSQKSTETRQGTLTEYFQSLLNLSSKITQCQLVTSFFQVRPDDENPPAPNPSKRNETFVSPNDRARTNNSEITGPIMLDTYRVIGDYSKTSKYELNLKAGDLVDIVEKSSNGWWFCQCDTHRGWAPASYLEPLDGPDESEEPEPNYAGELYKTTKAYKAVEEDELTLEVGEIIEVIHKLLDGWWVVRKGDETGYYPSMFLWSTGERKEVEAERSAVTRNTPPPRRSTIRNAKSIHAKGRQRISQDSYRRQSRKFLQQRGRLVSQPRKNSRSAMVEDGSKEEAKKTPAIPPRPSPELIMERCTENTRKRISIHAN
- the ncf1 gene encoding neutrophil cytosol factor 1 isoform X1, whose translation is MAEPNVRHLELLGYEKRFYPSQHYVYMIMVKWSDQSEKLIYRKYPEIHTFHKSLKEMFPIEAGDIDAKDRVIPRLPAPKWIDSQKSTETRQGTLTEYFQSLLNLSSKITQCQLVTSFFQVRPDDENPPAPNPSKRNETFVSPNDRARTNNSEITGPIMLDTYRVIGDYSKTSKYELNLKAGDLVDIVEKSSNGWWFCQCDTHRGWAPASYLEPLDGPDESEEPEPNYAGELYKTTKAYKAVEEDELTLEVGEIIEVIHKLLDGWWVVRKGDETGYYPSMFLWSTGERKEVEAERSAVTRNTPPPRRSTIRNAKSIHAKGRQRISQDSYRRQSRKFLQQRGRLVSQPRKNSRSAMVEEDGSKEEAKKTPAIPPRPSPELIMERCTENTRKRISIHAN